The Clostridiales bacterium DNA window GCAAAGCCAAGAACTTATCAAAACTCTCATAATGCGAATTTCGTTGCTCAAAATACACAAATTCATTTATGAAACAGGTTTATATTACAAATAAAAAAGAATTACGCTCGCCACAATAATGAAAATAGATATTGATTTTAGAAATAAATATGAAATCCCTACTTTTACTTATGCAGTATGGGTGATAACTTTTTGTAGAACAGAAAAGCAACCGTTGAAACTATGATGCCCTTTAAGAGATTAAACGGGACGATGCTAAGTATGACCAGTGAATTTATATCCTTTATGGCAGGATTTATCTTTGAGGCCATAGATACAGCCGCAGATATCGGAAACTTTAAAATGCTTTCATATAACGGCAGAAAAACATAATAATTTCCGATTGCTGCCACAGCCGACATGGCAATTGTTCCCGCTACAAGACCAAGCAGAGCATGTTTTCTATTCTTTTTCAATAAATAGATCAGGCCCGCCGTATATACATATACCGCACCCACTACAAAGTTGGCAGTCTCGCCTATTCCTGCGGTTGCGGGTTTCAGTATGGCATGGAGTATATTTTTGACGGCTTCAATTACGACTCCAGCTGCAGGTCCTATAGCAAAGGAACCGAAGATCGCCGGAAGATCGCTTACATCGAGCTTTAAAAAATCCGGAAATATAGGAAGCGGTATTTCGATCAAAACCATCAATAAAAATGCTATAGCCGATAATATAGATATCTTTATAATTACATTTAAATGCTTATCCATTTTTTCTCCTTTATTTGAATATGAATTTCCAATCTTTAGGCTTAAGAAAACATCCCCTGACTTTCAGCATATAGCTGTTTACGCTATAAGGGCAATTAAAAAGCTCCTGAAAATTTCAGGAGCAGAAAATTTACTGTACACCTTCTTTCATCCAGACTTTACTGTCGGCCCCGGAATCACACCGGATCTGCTTATAAATGCTCGCGGGCTATACCGCCGGTAGGGAAATTAACCCTGCCCCG harbors:
- a CDS encoding ECF transporter S component produces the protein MDKHLNVIIKISILSAIAFLLMVLIEIPLPIFPDFLKLDVSDLPAIFGSFAIGPAAGVVIEAVKNILHAILKPATAGIGETANFVVGAVYVYTAGLIYLLKKNRKHALLGLVAGTIAMSAVAAIGNYYVFLPLYESILKFPISAAVSMASKINPAIKDINSLVILSIVPFNLLKGIIVSTVAFLFYKKLSPILHK